In the genome of Fulvivirga maritima, one region contains:
- a CDS encoding DUF4261 domain-containing protein yields the protein MTTENKSRSMLCIPGKWQSREEILSAITTSNMNEFIFAGNVLLNLKTNEAFEVEIYEKDSYMKNSFRYTGMINGLSDEFLNEIDEHNLTIYLSTEIGDLEKAKGLALAGNAILKAGGIGVKVESTGISFTKEQWSQSINNLEATTLYHMFVLPTITNGPDITYTCGMHNLGLKDCIVYNETFHDAAQLIFIFNYYQLLEKPEITIGQTFSTVADAPVFLITEEEQQPNLGDELFENPYGMWKLMRKENATR from the coding sequence ATGACTACAGAAAATAAGAGCAGGAGCATGCTATGCATTCCCGGTAAATGGCAGAGCCGAGAAGAAATTCTTTCAGCTATCACCACCAGCAATATGAATGAATTCATTTTTGCCGGTAACGTGCTCTTAAACTTAAAAACCAACGAAGCTTTTGAAGTAGAAATTTATGAAAAGGATAGCTATATGAAGAATTCATTCCGCTACACAGGAATGATCAATGGTTTATCAGACGAATTTTTAAACGAAATAGATGAGCATAACCTGACCATATATCTCTCTACTGAAATTGGCGATCTTGAAAAAGCAAAGGGACTGGCCCTTGCAGGTAATGCCATTTTAAAAGCAGGCGGTATAGGAGTTAAAGTAGAATCTACAGGTATTTCCTTTACTAAAGAACAGTGGTCACAATCAATCAATAACCTGGAGGCCACTACCCTCTATCACATGTTTGTATTGCCTACAATCACTAATGGGCCAGACATCACCTACACTTGTGGCATGCATAATTTAGGATTGAAAGATTGCATTGTTTATAACGAAACTTTTCATGATGCTGCGCAGCTGATTTTTATTTTCAATTATTATCAGCTCCTGGAAAAGCCAGAAATTACTATCGGACAAACGTTTAGCACCGTCGCTGATGCTCCTGTGTTTTTAATTACTGAAGAAGAGCAGCAACCCAACCTTGGAGATGAGCTTTTTGAAAACCCTTACGGTATGTGGAAACTGATGAGGAAAGAAAATGCAACTCGATAG
- a CDS encoding tetratricopeptide repeat protein, translating into MVEEFIEILEAVKESYLVCDVIHTQVELNKAARLLPEIEDEEQLTAYHKLSMKILSWLYPADEQNAASVLSHLDALEGLNQADEADYVYATTYYAWCDIDIFEKGLKLFPKSIGLKKNLANYFEHQGEYEKAQACLTEVMDQTPYDLDALMDSQIFYQRETETLAGKDHSDINESNIKRLVEVTGKSYQIHLQQALLTSDVAASILIDNEVSSHLSLNYARQGEWQQAGETWHALSTEEALDNDSLLAFAELNNMSSRYEGTLALLENYEAPSTQDSFNSLEDAIKHWESKTPTSRQYSRALYLKGVALKAEGKAEQAIALYDQALEIMPTNTQATLGKARAYYALQNYEDSFNLINKAYELGLSNTAYYNEYAEIYFGLRDTQRLYQILNRLHQTEMVRARTAYLMGVALYGGGQFKNAVEWLTKCIENFGSHHDMANAIYYRALAYRAEFNFTEAIKDTQALFQFYPQGSPNYWHAMLLMGDMAYQLNANDKAYDYFVAVNAHQPLEGIYKLYMQLLIHDGYNEGSEYGTPENIGDLSLESLIHEPKDAIDYLVNAKVFSIFDMPKEAVEACIKVAELGFKPDVYYYSAFNTAYAAKQYAIVVNLYHKILELVPTAFNDVLSAKWAFSLYKLERYEETVKAYQEILYNFPSISDDLDSTIKWAKVIAESHYHLGHYNEAVKYLGIVCSRKKQLSYQDLFDFEKYLTCSDDYDPFTQYSLLKTLEEDGAELSEEQQAKLKKIEIKLLNELVHGDF; encoded by the coding sequence ATGGTAGAAGAATTTATTGAAATACTGGAAGCCGTAAAGGAATCTTATCTTGTGTGCGATGTAATACATACGCAAGTAGAGTTAAACAAAGCAGCCAGGTTATTACCTGAAATAGAAGATGAGGAACAACTCACGGCCTACCACAAGCTAAGTATGAAAATACTCAGCTGGCTCTATCCTGCAGATGAACAAAATGCGGCATCTGTTCTGTCACATTTAGATGCCTTGGAAGGATTAAACCAAGCCGATGAAGCTGATTACGTCTATGCCACTACCTATTATGCATGGTGTGATATAGATATATTTGAAAAAGGCCTTAAGTTATTTCCTAAAAGCATCGGTCTGAAAAAAAACCTGGCTAACTATTTTGAGCATCAGGGAGAATACGAAAAAGCACAAGCCTGCCTTACAGAAGTGATGGATCAAACTCCTTATGATCTCGATGCTTTAATGGACAGTCAGATATTTTACCAACGCGAAACAGAAACTCTAGCTGGTAAAGATCATTCTGACATTAATGAAAGCAACATCAAAAGGCTGGTTGAAGTAACTGGTAAAAGCTATCAAATCCATTTGCAGCAGGCGCTACTAACTTCAGACGTGGCAGCGTCAATTCTTATAGATAATGAGGTGAGTAGTCACTTGTCACTGAACTATGCCCGCCAGGGAGAATGGCAACAAGCGGGAGAAACCTGGCATGCGTTGAGTACTGAAGAGGCCCTTGATAATGATAGTTTGCTGGCCTTTGCAGAACTTAATAATATGTCGAGTAGGTATGAAGGCACGCTGGCTCTGTTGGAAAATTATGAAGCACCTTCAACTCAAGACAGTTTTAATTCATTGGAAGATGCTATTAAGCATTGGGAATCAAAAACGCCAACTTCCCGGCAATATAGCCGTGCGCTCTACTTAAAAGGGGTAGCACTTAAAGCAGAAGGAAAAGCGGAACAAGCTATTGCGTTATACGACCAGGCATTGGAAATAATGCCAACTAATACACAGGCTACCTTGGGAAAAGCTAGAGCTTATTATGCCCTTCAAAATTATGAAGACTCTTTTAACCTAATTAATAAGGCTTATGAATTAGGGCTAAGCAACACAGCCTATTATAATGAATACGCTGAGATCTATTTCGGTTTGAGAGATACACAAAGGCTATATCAGATATTAAACCGGCTCCACCAGACAGAGATGGTTAGAGCCCGCACAGCTTATCTGATGGGAGTAGCACTTTATGGTGGCGGACAATTTAAAAATGCTGTAGAATGGCTTACTAAATGCATTGAAAACTTCGGATCGCATCATGATATGGCTAATGCAATATACTACCGGGCCCTGGCATACCGAGCAGAATTTAACTTTACCGAAGCCATTAAAGATACACAGGCTCTATTTCAATTTTACCCTCAAGGCAGCCCCAACTATTGGCATGCTATGCTGCTAATGGGAGATATGGCATACCAACTCAATGCAAATGATAAGGCTTATGATTATTTTGTAGCCGTCAATGCACACCAACCTCTGGAAGGTATTTACAAACTGTACATGCAACTGCTCATTCATGATGGGTATAATGAAGGTTCAGAATATGGCACACCTGAAAATATTGGAGATCTTTCTTTAGAATCATTAATTCATGAACCAAAAGATGCCATTGATTATTTAGTAAATGCGAAAGTGTTCTCTATTTTCGACATGCCAAAAGAGGCAGTAGAAGCATGTATCAAAGTGGCTGAACTGGGATTCAAACCAGATGTTTATTATTACTCCGCTTTCAATACAGCCTATGCCGCCAAGCAATATGCTATTGTGGTCAATTTATATCATAAAATTCTTGAGCTGGTACCCACGGCCTTTAACGATGTACTTTCTGCCAAATGGGCTTTTTCGTTATATAAGTTAGAAAGGTATGAAGAAACAGTAAAGGCATACCAAGAAATACTGTACAACTTCCCCAGTATTTCTGATGATCTGGACAGCACCATTAAGTGGGCCAAAGTAATAGCAGAAAGCCATTACCACCTGGGCCATTATAATGAAGCCGTAAAGTATTTGGGCATAGTATGTAGTCGTAAAAAGCAGCTCAGCTATCAAGACCTGTTTGATTTTGAAAAATACCTGACTTGCAGTGATGATTACGACCCATTTACCCAATATAGCCTATTAAAAACGCTTGAAGAAGATGGTGCAGAACTCTCAGAAGAGCAACAAGCA
- a CDS encoding DUF1266 domain-containing protein → MNKFVLPAENELHWAISLSALQMQTLGNCDHEDLLGYDHTNESIVSYFKDYLFTHNIYSKKDVNDALFFYANDRMYNKMFHQMSHQSDLLTEEEFDRLIDEEETDTNKKRLKLARLYSPSLKRSGLIGYDISSYILLCRICVLCGYLYEEELRRRVMDIAPLARLYFNNWEAFNKNVVLGDQFMKGELDMNNEAINPVNPMLKSYHQLYASTGTEAFPFKNDYWSEESK, encoded by the coding sequence ATGAATAAATTTGTATTACCAGCCGAAAATGAATTGCACTGGGCCATAAGTTTATCGGCCCTCCAAATGCAAACTCTGGGTAATTGTGATCATGAAGATTTGCTCGGATATGATCATACTAACGAAAGCATAGTGAGCTACTTCAAAGACTATCTTTTCACCCATAATATTTATAGCAAAAAAGATGTGAACGATGCGCTTTTCTTCTACGCAAATGACCGCATGTATAATAAAATGTTCCATCAAATGAGCCATCAATCTGACCTCCTCACAGAAGAAGAGTTTGATAGGCTTATAGATGAAGAAGAAACAGATACCAATAAAAAACGGTTAAAACTGGCGCGTTTGTACAGCCCTTCTCTAAAAAGAAGCGGCCTCATCGGGTATGACATTTCTTCTTACATACTGTTATGTCGAATTTGTGTGCTCTGTGGTTATCTATATGAAGAAGAGCTAAGGCGAAGAGTAATGGACATAGCACCTCTAGCCCGTCTCTATTTCAACAATTGGGAAGCATTTAATAAAAATGTAGTGCTAGGCGATCAGTTTATGAAAGGTGAACTGGATATGAATAACGAGGCCATTAACCCTGTAAACCCCATGCTAAAAAGCTATCATCAGCTTTATGCCTCCACCGGAACAGAAGCTTTTCCTTTTAAAAATGATTACTGGTCTGAAGAATCTAAATAA
- a CDS encoding zinc ribbon domain-containing protein translates to MASVIYCEQCDAQQPNDWKSGDLCVQCGGTVREEVRCAWCAHSTPKGKFCKHCGNEVQPDINFGPARILKSLGVDQLELTQKLNDLPEPKLEQYRNQFNQHYAYIEMAKADLRRLKGMVLIQGQEKFNLLERELLPKIPFSDDYVEKCKAYAKQDVPANDLEFLRRSKQFNSSISQELAKIAYLRISPIPEEVNLNAATLDVLNSILDNKASFRQENVLFFSHINSFMPDFNWNLIADKDQQQSKIGKDFIQLVLDLVEPMLKIGYLKPYAALAFYHLLYRLEKKDHPKYDRFETLAKETLDHQDDSLKLSAALLFNHVDVIVNIAKNETAIGAYAIRWLLTNAPDRLPDIAKGGKVTRTQFEVLEEQVKYQKEDYLKELAHWEDLKRAQAERTQEKINKIGDLYYNNRVYEQVKQENDQKMAELSERKPQPPAFPQAFQKLCPKVIALITEATDYRAADFKDENGRTFYSRILDFIGEFGAVSQQDIDAVINLSKNYQHYDGIEALIKYPAPSELDYSKAVNFWFARPEALKTYDEGAAFLKQAYPILKAGNFPDAGFLNRILFFIKIHLRKINSKDGVTRGIILNIFRTLSEAHDTISYVFAKFLIQAIFNTQNFLAADWFTFIAYNQGYLSGDYYVEKDSEPRAFALTETFINDFFEGSWEQFIYKYSQVISFKNTIGSEANHSQLIDRWIEPVATDFAAVLYEKPDLSNMLLEAHKEAKLFKNNGILHIRTENGHFPFIEALGNKSYWDSGDVMLYYHRHNDLHYKQPEACLNNFQDWLIRDNFLNYYGPVFDKYARHFFTFSVNSNEVPVGMIRSWLHLSAATATDEKRSRFFNDQFSCLVPYSGRDEMVTVMREGEDFQLTGQYVIDNMFSDFNELLAYAEANFYKGLNADTNKFVLHALKDLGEALANYLTDEEDKDSLMSCLLNMGLYKENDNHELEFWTDPLLDVMLQLASIMEDKKRALISIWQVADVHFNITERVYDFVKEEIARIIQADQVYGIQLLHSYLDDYYFGKHGAPWVTDIMEECVEDIALGFKENPDLMLVEVDNLIRYINKKAYDSDQERIQKEYKKHILNVLKHIRVEEIPDQFISYLKFKMRNNELDFFFTTDLERWMSDNDIAYEEEEEAPAPTPEISESSTAAIPEDIDYDADEIYMDLMEVSTFMGTFSATAENMTKLINHLPYYKKDRSNNPMLLSILMMKQAEIKAFLENDMSMAINLYQKLLEIIIDPLCAPDGPFSAYGQLAAMQIQQLLQGSMFAMQYITSLEAMAGAGVYSPAHQQMIQNTIQELKNQG, encoded by the coding sequence ATGGCATCAGTAATCTATTGTGAACAATGTGACGCACAGCAGCCCAACGACTGGAAGTCTGGCGACCTGTGCGTACAGTGCGGTGGTACCGTAAGAGAAGAGGTGCGTTGCGCTTGGTGTGCACACTCCACTCCTAAAGGTAAATTTTGTAAGCACTGTGGTAACGAAGTGCAGCCAGATATTAATTTTGGCCCAGCACGTATACTTAAAAGCTTAGGTGTAGATCAGCTAGAGCTGACTCAAAAGCTCAATGACCTCCCCGAGCCTAAGTTAGAACAGTACCGGAATCAATTTAACCAGCATTATGCTTATATAGAAATGGCTAAGGCTGATCTTCGCCGTCTGAAAGGTATGGTGCTCATTCAAGGACAGGAAAAGTTTAACCTATTAGAGAGAGAACTGCTACCGAAAATCCCTTTTAGTGATGATTATGTAGAAAAGTGTAAAGCTTATGCTAAGCAAGATGTTCCTGCTAATGACTTGGAGTTTCTCCGGAGAAGTAAGCAATTTAACAGTAGCATCAGTCAGGAACTAGCCAAAATTGCTTATCTGCGCATATCTCCTATTCCTGAAGAGGTCAATTTAAATGCAGCCACCTTAGATGTACTCAATAGCATACTTGATAATAAGGCGTCTTTCAGACAAGAAAATGTGCTATTCTTCAGTCACATCAACAGCTTTATGCCTGATTTTAACTGGAACTTAATTGCAGATAAAGATCAACAGCAAAGTAAAATCGGTAAAGACTTCATCCAACTGGTTCTAGATTTGGTAGAGCCTATGCTAAAAATAGGTTATCTGAAGCCCTACGCGGCCTTAGCATTCTATCACCTCCTCTATAGGTTAGAAAAAAAAGATCATCCTAAATATGATCGTTTTGAAACATTAGCCAAAGAAACGCTTGATCACCAGGACGATTCACTCAAGCTAAGCGCGGCATTGTTGTTTAATCATGTTGACGTCATAGTTAATATAGCTAAAAATGAGACCGCCATTGGAGCATATGCAATCAGATGGCTCCTTACTAATGCGCCAGATCGCTTACCAGACATTGCTAAAGGCGGCAAGGTTACCCGCACACAGTTCGAAGTGCTTGAAGAACAGGTCAAATATCAAAAGGAAGACTATCTCAAAGAACTAGCACATTGGGAAGATCTGAAAAGAGCACAGGCAGAAAGAACTCAGGAAAAGATCAATAAAATTGGGGATCTATATTATAACAACCGGGTTTATGAACAAGTAAAGCAGGAAAACGACCAGAAAATGGCTGAGCTCAGTGAGCGCAAACCACAGCCTCCCGCATTTCCTCAAGCCTTCCAAAAGCTTTGCCCTAAAGTAATTGCACTTATAACGGAAGCCACAGACTACCGAGCCGCTGACTTCAAAGACGAGAATGGTCGTACTTTTTACAGCCGCATTTTAGACTTCATTGGCGAATTCGGTGCTGTAAGTCAGCAAGATATTGATGCTGTAATTAATCTCAGTAAAAACTACCAACATTATGACGGAATAGAAGCACTTATAAAGTACCCTGCTCCTTCTGAACTAGATTACAGTAAGGCCGTTAATTTCTGGTTTGCCAGGCCAGAAGCACTTAAAACTTATGATGAGGGTGCCGCTTTCTTAAAACAAGCTTACCCAATACTCAAAGCTGGCAATTTTCCTGATGCTGGCTTTCTAAACCGAATATTGTTCTTCATTAAAATTCATTTGAGAAAGATCAATAGTAAAGATGGTGTTACAAGAGGCATAATCCTCAACATTTTTAGGACGCTCTCCGAAGCCCATGATACTATTTCTTATGTTTTCGCCAAGTTCCTTATCCAGGCAATATTTAATACGCAAAATTTCTTGGCCGCAGACTGGTTTACTTTTATCGCTTATAATCAAGGCTATTTATCAGGTGATTATTATGTAGAAAAGGACTCTGAACCACGAGCATTCGCTCTAACAGAAACTTTTATAAATGACTTTTTTGAGGGTTCCTGGGAGCAATTTATTTACAAATACAGCCAGGTGATTTCCTTTAAAAATACCATTGGCTCAGAAGCTAACCACAGTCAGCTGATAGACCGTTGGATAGAGCCGGTAGCCACAGATTTTGCGGCTGTGCTATACGAAAAGCCAGATCTTAGTAACATGCTTTTAGAAGCTCATAAAGAGGCTAAGCTGTTTAAGAATAACGGAATCCTGCATATTCGTACAGAAAATGGCCATTTCCCTTTTATAGAAGCGCTGGGTAATAAGTCTTATTGGGACAGTGGTGATGTTATGCTCTATTATCACAGGCATAACGACCTTCACTACAAACAACCAGAAGCCTGCCTTAATAATTTTCAGGATTGGCTCATAAGAGACAACTTCTTGAACTACTACGGGCCTGTATTTGATAAATATGCTCGCCATTTTTTCACCTTCTCTGTAAACAGTAATGAAGTGCCCGTGGGCATGATTCGTTCCTGGCTGCACTTATCGGCCGCAACTGCTACAGATGAAAAACGTTCTCGTTTTTTTAATGATCAGTTCAGCTGCCTGGTTCCTTATTCTGGCCGCGATGAAATGGTTACTGTCATGCGTGAAGGAGAAGATTTTCAGCTTACCGGTCAGTATGTAATCGACAATATGTTCAGTGATTTCAATGAATTACTGGCTTACGCCGAAGCTAATTTTTACAAAGGCCTTAATGCTGATACTAACAAATTTGTACTACACGCGCTCAAAGATCTGGGAGAAGCATTAGCCAATTATTTAACTGATGAGGAAGATAAGGATAGCCTTATGTCATGCCTCCTCAATATGGGCTTATATAAGGAAAATGACAATCACGAGCTAGAATTCTGGACTGATCCGTTGCTGGATGTTATGCTGCAGCTTGCATCAATAATGGAAGATAAGAAACGAGCACTAATTTCTATTTGGCAGGTTGCTGATGTACATTTCAACATTACAGAAAGGGTTTATGATTTTGTGAAAGAAGAAATAGCCCGCATCATTCAAGCCGACCAGGTATATGGCATACAACTTCTCCATTCTTATTTGGATGATTATTATTTCGGCAAACACGGAGCTCCCTGGGTTACTGATATCATGGAAGAATGCGTAGAAGATATAGCCCTTGGGTTTAAAGAAAACCCTGACCTCATGCTTGTAGAAGTGGACAACCTCATCAGGTATATCAATAAAAAGGCCTATGATAGCGATCAGGAAAGAATTCAAAAAGAATATAAAAAGCATATATTAAATGTGCTTAAACACATACGGGTAGAAGAAATACCAGATCAGTTCATTTCTTATCTGAAATTTAAAATGAGGAACAACGAGTTAGATTTCTTCTTCACCACTGATCTGGAACGCTGGATGAGCGATAATGATATTGCTTACGAAGAAGAGGAAGAAGCTCCTGCTCCTACTCCAGAGATCTCAGAAAGTAGTACAGCGGCCATTCCAGAAGATATAGATTATGATGCTGATGAGATTTATATGGATCTCATGGAGGTCAGCACGTTTATGGGCACCTTTTCGGCTACGGCAGAAAATATGACTAAGCTGATCAATCATTTGCCATATTATAAAAAAGACAGAAGCAATAATCCTATGCTGCTCTCTATTCTTATGATGAAGCAAGCAGAAATAAAGGCTTTTCTGGAAAATGATATGAGCATGGCTATCAACCTCTACCAGAAACTGTTGGAGATTATTATTGATCCGCTTTGCGCTCCTGATGGCCCATTTTCTGCTTACGGACAACTTGCTGCTATGCAAATACAGCAGTTATTACAAGGCTCTATGTTTGCCATGCAATATATCACTTCGCTAGAGGCTATGGCAGGAGCTGGTGTCTATTCGCCCGCACATCAGCAAATGATTCAAAACACTATTCAAGAACTTAAAAATCAAGGCTAA
- the tssD gene encoding type VI secretion system tube protein TssD yields MIAKRLILLGVALIMGLSLSYAQENGPIPDIKIRMKTPEEKEYHEYHLQAVDYYYVREAYDSNDSIPKPEVSITIAFPTIADEYLLRWISQSITDMEGEILINNKNTGELLRKLSFGGGRVYSYNESFSDGYSFSTSPQMSISVKEIRFNDISMY; encoded by the coding sequence ATGATAGCAAAAAGATTAATACTATTAGGCGTGGCTTTAATAATGGGGCTCAGTCTAAGTTATGCCCAGGAAAATGGTCCCATTCCTGATATAAAAATCAGGATGAAAACCCCTGAAGAGAAGGAGTACCACGAATACCATTTACAGGCGGTGGACTACTATTATGTAAGAGAGGCCTATGACAGTAATGATAGCATTCCAAAACCTGAGGTGAGTATAACTATAGCCTTTCCTACAATAGCTGATGAGTATTTATTACGATGGATATCTCAAAGTATTACAGATATGGAAGGGGAGATCTTAATTAATAATAAAAACACCGGTGAGCTGTTGAGAAAGCTTTCCTTCGGCGGAGGTAGAGTCTATTCTTACAATGAATCTTTTAGTGACGGATATAGCTTTTCTACTTCACCACAGATGAGTATTAGTGTAAAGGAAATCCGCTTTAATGATATTTCTATGTATTAA